One stretch of Rhodoferax lithotrophicus DNA includes these proteins:
- a CDS encoding DUF4276 family protein, which yields MYAVLAEDTSDVETLTTLIKRIANNNGISVKGKGYCGCSGMLIKGARDLRMFHDMGRTQRYVVCYDSDGCDPVVRRQELIDKVIGPSGVMAPICALVPTQEMESWILADISAVQKVITGWVPDKDILHPETIDSPKEYLEKMSRLRQRPRYSHATHNSKIAKYLDIAKLLSKCPSFAPLYKLVTTGKA from the coding sequence TTGTACGCAGTTCTTGCCGAAGACACTTCAGACGTTGAAACTCTAACGACCTTAATAAAGCGGATCGCGAACAACAACGGTATCAGCGTAAAAGGAAAAGGGTATTGCGGATGCTCTGGGATGTTGATTAAAGGCGCTCGTGACTTGCGCATGTTTCACGACATGGGAAGGACGCAGCGCTATGTTGTGTGTTACGACTCTGATGGTTGTGATCCAGTTGTGCGACGCCAAGAACTCATTGATAAAGTGATTGGGCCATCAGGCGTAATGGCGCCAATTTGTGCTTTGGTGCCAACCCAGGAGATGGAGTCATGGATATTGGCTGACATCAGTGCAGTGCAGAAGGTGATAACTGGCTGGGTTCCGGACAAGGATATTTTGCATCCAGAGACGATTGATAGCCCCAAGGAGTATCTGGAAAAGATGAGCCGCCTGAGGCAGCGACCACGCTATTCTCATGCAACGCATAACTCGAAAATTGCAAAATACTTAGATATCGCCAAATTATTGAGTAAGTGTCCTTCTTTCGCTCCGCTCTATAAATTGGTGACAACGGGTAAGGCGTAA
- a CDS encoding AAA family ATPase, protein MHELLALIGRNGVGKTNILKAIEWAAGIESLPSGIGPDIGSPIRGDIVLRMTLGNQIFRYAVAVDFDMEKESEIQANAFPAFFLKEELTIESDDGGAEIMIFSLNRGDLKVGDGSIAAKIGSLSPGGSAILALYPDHKVAPLLREVIAFLSAIRYYPLEEIEDDGRANLFVSNNEFQTWVSTRSKTQGANKLILLKILDLKLNRPETFNELLALLGPDGLALISNILVRTFEIPAALEEESKKDQTRKYHFIEFAPTGTKEESVYPFSSLSFGTRRIIRLVTSVVYDDASVSLIEQPEDGIHHGLLHKLIPLLRSYANPKQFLVTSHSTAVFNRIEPSEIRLVDLADGQTTIRSLTATELSAAESFMENDGPLSEFVESVQEQ, encoded by the coding sequence ATGCACGAGTTGCTGGCGCTCATTGGGCGAAATGGCGTTGGTAAGACTAACATTCTCAAAGCCATTGAGTGGGCGGCCGGTATTGAATCCTTGCCGTCGGGAATTGGTCCCGATATTGGTAGCCCGATACGGGGGGATATCGTATTGAGAATGACGCTAGGCAATCAAATTTTTCGATATGCCGTTGCGGTCGATTTCGACATGGAAAAGGAATCAGAAATACAAGCCAATGCCTTCCCAGCTTTCTTTTTGAAAGAAGAATTGACAATAGAGTCCGACGACGGCGGCGCCGAAATCATGATCTTCTCGCTAAATAGGGGAGACTTGAAAGTTGGAGATGGATCAATTGCTGCAAAAATTGGGTCGCTGAGTCCTGGTGGCTCGGCAATCTTGGCTTTGTATCCTGATCATAAAGTGGCGCCTCTTCTGAGAGAGGTGATTGCGTTTCTTTCTGCTATTCGCTACTACCCACTCGAAGAAATAGAGGATGATGGGCGAGCCAACCTGTTTGTGTCAAACAATGAGTTTCAAACATGGGTTAGTACACGATCCAAGACTCAAGGTGCGAACAAGTTGATATTGTTGAAGATATTGGACTTAAAGCTCAATCGCCCAGAAACGTTCAACGAATTGCTGGCGTTGCTTGGGCCTGATGGTCTTGCGTTAATTTCAAACATACTTGTACGGACTTTTGAAATTCCCGCTGCTCTGGAAGAAGAATCAAAGAAAGATCAGACCAGAAAGTACCACTTCATAGAATTTGCGCCAACAGGAACGAAAGAGGAATCGGTCTACCCGTTTTCGAGCCTGTCATTTGGAACGCGCAGAATCATTAGGCTTGTAACATCTGTAGTGTACGATGATGCATCCGTTTCGCTAATAGAGCAACCCGAAGACGGAATACACCATGGTCTATTACATAAGCTAATTCCGCTCCTGCGATCATACGCAAACCCCAAACAATTTTTGGTCACGAGTCATTCGACCGCGGTATTCAATCGAATTGAGCCCAGTGAAATACGACTCGTTGATCTCGCGGACGGCCAAACCACTATTCGTTCATTGACGGCGACAGAGCTCAGTGCCGCCGAAAGCTTCATGGAAAATGACGGCCCCTTGTCAGAGTTTGTCGAATCGGTGCAGGAGCAGTAA
- a CDS encoding BrnA antitoxin family protein has protein sequence MAAQFCCLKSAFWMAIQQGEILQNGLCQTCPACLASPLQRPQHIPRRSRLRLDSDVLAALRATGRSWQTRVNDRMREWKNTHTAA, from the coding sequence ATGGCAGCCCAATTTTGCTGCCTAAAGTCGGCTTTCTGGATGGCAATTCAGCAGGGCGAAATTCTGCAAAATGGTCTTTGCCAGACATGCCCGGCCTGCCTTGCATCACCCCTCCAACGCCCGCAACACATTCCCCGCCGTAGCCGATTGCGCTTGGATTCAGATGTGCTGGCGGCGTTACGCGCCACTGGGCGAAGCTGGCAGACACGGGTAAACGACAGGATGCGAGAGTGGAAGAATACGCACACGGCGGCTTGA
- a CDS encoding type II toxin-antitoxin system RelE/ParE family toxin, producing the protein MKTIKWLPTASTHRFEQLDYIAQDNPLAAMSQDEQIEHQVDMLMQHPQMGRPGRMKGTRELVISRTPFIVVYRVKGTHIEIIRLLHSSQQWPVKV; encoded by the coding sequence TTGAAAACCATCAAGTGGCTACCCACAGCCAGCACCCATCGATTTGAACAACTGGACTACATCGCCCAGGACAACCCCTTGGCCGCAATGAGTCAGGACGAGCAGATCGAGCACCAAGTAGACATGCTGATGCAACACCCGCAAATGGGACGGCCAGGGCGAATGAAAGGCACCCGCGAGCTGGTGATCAGCCGCACGCCGTTTATCGTGGTCTACCGTGTCAAAGGCACGCACATCGAGATCATCCGGCTGCTGCACAGCTCGCAGCAGTGGCCAGTCAAGGTCTGA
- a CDS encoding ABC transporter ATP-binding protein, producing MAKTLLKIKGLKVAYGGIQAVKGVDFEVNEGELVSLIGSNGAGKTTTMKAITGSLPINDGDIEYLGKSIRGQGPWDLVKQGLAMVPEGRGIFTRMTILENLQMGAYIRDDKAEILIDIDKVFTIFPRLKERKDQLAGTLSGGEQQMLAMGRALISRPKVLLLDEPSMGLSPIMVDKIFEVIRDVYAQGVTILLVEQNASRALAIADRGYVMDSGLITMTGEGKTMLTDPKVRAAYLGE from the coding sequence ATGGCAAAAACTCTTCTGAAAATCAAAGGTCTCAAAGTGGCATATGGCGGCATTCAGGCCGTCAAAGGTGTCGACTTTGAAGTCAATGAAGGTGAACTGGTATCACTCATTGGTTCCAATGGCGCAGGCAAAACAACCACCATGAAGGCCATCACGGGTTCGCTCCCTATCAATGATGGTGACATTGAATACCTGGGCAAGAGCATTCGTGGTCAAGGGCCGTGGGATCTGGTCAAGCAGGGCCTGGCCATGGTGCCGGAAGGTCGCGGCATTTTCACTCGCATGACGATTCTGGAAAACCTGCAAATGGGGGCCTACATCCGTGACGACAAGGCCGAAATTCTGATCGACATTGACAAAGTGTTCACCATCTTCCCGCGCTTGAAAGAACGCAAGGATCAACTCGCTGGCACACTCAGCGGCGGTGAGCAGCAAATGCTGGCCATGGGCCGAGCCCTGATCAGCCGCCCCAAAGTATTGCTCTTGGACGAACCCTCCATGGGTTTGTCACCCATCATGGTGGACAAGATCTTTGAAGTGATACGAGATGTCTACGCGCAGGGTGTCACCATTTTGCTGGTGGAACAAAACGCCAGCCGTGCCCTGGCCATTGCTGACCGTGGTTATGTCATGGATTCCGGCCTGATCACCATGACGGGTGAAGGCAAAACCATGTTGACAGACCCCAAGGTGCGTGCCGCCTATTTGGGCGAGTAA
- the xdhB gene encoding xanthine dehydrogenase molybdopterin binding subunit encodes MTTTAAGQSHPHESAAAQIAGAALYIDDLPEVRGTLYAAPILSKVAHGKLISIDTQAALARPGVRAVLLAADVPGHKMLAAFAGDEPVFAIDTVQYVGQALGVVVADSMAQALHAARLVTAQIEPLPAVLDVRQALAAQSFVLPPVTVRRGDAAQALAHAPHRFQGTLEVGGQEHFYLEGQIAYALPQEQNQWLIHSSTQHPGEVQHWVAHALGLDNHAVRVECRRMGGGFGGKETQAGHLTVWAAVAAHKLQRPVKLRLDRDDDFMLTGKRHPFSYDYQVGFDDTGRLCGLQVQMLAHCGFSADLSGPVADRAIFHADNAYFLQDVEISSYRCKLNTQSHTAFRGFGGPQGMIVTETILGDIARYLKLDPLAVRQRNLYSEEPVDADANVKRNTTHYGMQVEGNILAPLLSKLELSAQYQQRREAILAWNSENSVVKRGIAITPVKFGISFTATLFNQAGALVHVYLDGSISVNHGGTEMGQGLHTKVAQIVADELGVPLHRVRASASDTSKIPNASATAASAGTDLNGRAAQFAARHVRDNLAAFVCGLDGVGAGAVQFAGGQVITPKATRSFEVVVALAYANRIQLWSDGFYRTPKIHYDKTTLTGRPFYYFAYGAACTEVAIDTLTGESRVLKVDILHDVGRSINPALDIGQIEGGFVQGMGWLITEELVWNAQGVLSTHAPSTYKIPTAGDVPEHFKIDLWPEPNTEDNVFGSKAVGEPPFMLAISVFEALRDAVAQARGDGEVVRLTAPATAENVLRALGGD; translated from the coding sequence ATGACAACAACCGCAGCGGGCCAGTCCCACCCCCACGAAAGTGCCGCCGCCCAAATTGCCGGTGCAGCCCTCTACATTGACGACCTGCCCGAGGTGCGCGGCACACTCTACGCCGCCCCGATCCTGTCCAAGGTGGCGCATGGCAAGCTGATCAGCATCGACACGCAAGCAGCCCTGGCCCGGCCCGGCGTGCGTGCGGTGCTGCTGGCCGCCGATGTGCCCGGCCACAAGATGCTGGCCGCCTTTGCCGGGGACGAGCCGGTGTTTGCCATCGACACCGTGCAGTATGTCGGCCAGGCCCTGGGTGTGGTGGTGGCCGACAGCATGGCGCAAGCGCTGCATGCTGCCCGCCTAGTGACCGCGCAAATTGAACCCTTGCCCGCCGTGCTGGACGTGCGCCAGGCCCTGGCAGCGCAGAGTTTTGTGCTGCCGCCGGTGACGGTGCGCCGGGGTGATGCCGCCCAGGCATTGGCGCATGCGCCGCACCGCTTTCAAGGCACGCTGGAGGTCGGTGGCCAGGAACACTTTTACCTGGAAGGCCAGATCGCCTACGCCCTGCCGCAAGAGCAAAACCAGTGGCTCATCCACAGCAGCACCCAGCACCCCGGCGAGGTGCAGCACTGGGTAGCGCATGCGCTGGGCTTGGATAACCATGCGGTGCGGGTCGAATGCCGCCGCATGGGCGGAGGCTTTGGCGGCAAGGAAACCCAGGCCGGGCATCTGACGGTGTGGGCCGCCGTGGCCGCGCACAAGCTGCAACGCCCGGTGAAACTGCGACTGGATCGGGACGACGATTTCATGCTGACCGGCAAGCGCCACCCCTTCTCTTACGACTATCAGGTCGGCTTTGACGACACCGGCCGACTGTGTGGCCTGCAAGTACAAATGCTGGCGCACTGCGGCTTCAGCGCCGACTTGTCTGGCCCGGTGGCGGATCGGGCGATTTTTCATGCCGACAACGCCTACTTTTTGCAAGATGTCGAGATCAGTTCTTACCGCTGCAAGCTCAACACCCAGAGCCACACCGCATTCCGTGGCTTTGGCGGGCCGCAGGGCATGATCGTCACCGAAACCATTCTGGGCGACATTGCCCGCTACCTCAAGCTAGACCCCTTGGCGGTGCGCCAGCGCAACCTGTACAGCGAAGAGCCGGTCGATGCAGATGCCAACGTCAAGCGCAACACCACCCACTACGGCATGCAAGTGGAAGGCAATATCCTCGCCCCATTGCTCTCAAAATTGGAGCTGTCTGCGCAATACCAGCAACGCCGAGAGGCCATTTTGGCTTGGAACTCTGAAAACTCGGTGGTGAAACGCGGCATCGCCATCACACCAGTCAAATTTGGCATCAGCTTCACCGCCACGCTGTTCAACCAGGCCGGGGCCTTGGTGCATGTGTACCTGGACGGCAGCATCAGCGTGAACCATGGCGGCACCGAGATGGGCCAAGGTTTACACACCAAAGTGGCGCAAATCGTGGCCGATGAACTGGGTGTGCCGCTGCACCGGGTGCGCGCCAGCGCCAGCGACACCAGCAAAATCCCCAACGCCTCAGCCACCGCTGCCTCTGCCGGCACCGATCTGAATGGCCGCGCCGCCCAGTTTGCGGCCCGCCATGTGCGTGACAACCTGGCTGCGTTTGTGTGTGGGCTGGACGGCGTGGGCGCTGGCGCGGTGCAGTTTGCTGGCGGGCAGGTGATCACCCCCAAAGCCACACGCAGCTTTGAGGTGGTGGTGGCGCTGGCCTACGCCAACCGCATCCAGCTCTGGAGCGACGGTTTTTACCGCACGCCCAAAATCCACTACGACAAAACCACCCTGACCGGGCGGCCGTTTTACTACTTTGCCTATGGCGCAGCCTGCACCGAGGTTGCCATTGACACCCTCACCGGAGAAAGCCGGGTACTGAAGGTCGACATCCTGCACGACGTGGGCCGCTCCATCAACCCCGCGCTGGACATCGGCCAGATCGAAGGCGGCTTTGTGCAAGGCATGGGCTGGCTCATCACCGAAGAACTGGTCTGGAATGCCCAGGGTGTGCTGAGCACCCACGCCCCCAGCACCTACAAGATCCCCACCGCTGGCGATGTGCCGGAACACTTCAAAATCGACTTGTGGCCCGAGCCGAACACCGAGGACAACGTATTCGGCTCCAAAGCCGTCGGCGAGCCACCCTTCATGCTGGCCATCAGCGTGTTTGAGGCGCTGCGTGACGCGGTGGCGCAGGCGCGGGGGGATGGGGAGGTGGTGCGGCTGACTGCGCCGGCTACGGCGGAGAATGTGCTGCGGGCGTTGGGGGGTGATTAG
- the xdhA gene encoding xanthine dehydrogenase small subunit, protein MKTPELQFVWRGEIISLRNVPPTRTLLQLLREDLGHSATKEGCNEGDCGACTVVLGENQGGQMRYLAVNSCIRLAHSIHGMALWTAADLSSPDQTPHPVQQALHQCHASQCGFCTPGFAMSLFGLYQNQVLKDQPVTRSVAQEALSGNLCRCTGYRPILDAAQQMQHLPKQSLDEAQLLQKLELLAHDSPAIEANFSYKNPVTLKNLLSQRAAHPQAQIVAGCTDVGLWVNKLHMDFAQVLDVTRVAELRQIEATTTHTVIGAAVRLSDAFAALEAERPQLHSFFSRFAGLPVRNSGTLGGNIANGSPIGDSMPLLIALRTSVVLMSVHGARELPLEDFYTGYRKNLLAADEVLAYVHIPRPQAGENLRAYKISKRLEDDISAVCLVINLQIQNGLITQASIGAGGVAATPARARQTEAALQGQPWAHASLSQAMVTLRGEFQPISDMRASAAYRTQVLGNLLERFWQEIQAPTSASLLNLSLEGDAP, encoded by the coding sequence ATGAAAACCCCTGAACTTCAGTTTGTCTGGCGTGGCGAGATCATCTCGCTGCGCAATGTACCACCCACCCGCACGCTGCTGCAGTTGCTGCGCGAAGACCTGGGCCACAGCGCCACCAAAGAGGGTTGCAACGAGGGCGACTGCGGGGCCTGCACCGTGGTGCTGGGTGAAAACCAGGGCGGCCAGATGCGCTACCTGGCGGTCAACAGTTGCATTCGCCTGGCGCATTCGATTCACGGCATGGCCTTGTGGACGGCAGCAGACCTGAGCTCGCCAGACCAGACACCCCACCCGGTGCAACAAGCCTTGCACCAGTGCCATGCCAGCCAGTGCGGCTTTTGCACCCCGGGTTTTGCCATGAGCCTGTTTGGCCTGTACCAGAACCAGGTGCTGAAAGACCAGCCGGTGACGCGCAGCGTGGCGCAAGAAGCGCTGTCGGGCAACCTGTGCCGCTGCACCGGTTACCGGCCCATTCTGGATGCCGCTCAACAGATGCAGCACTTGCCCAAGCAGTCATTGGATGAAGCTCAATTGCTACAAAAATTAGAGCTGCTTGCGCATGATTCACCTGCGATAGAGGCCAATTTTTCATATAAAAACCCAGTCACACTGAAAAACTTGCTGAGCCAGCGTGCGGCCCACCCGCAAGCCCAGATCGTGGCGGGCTGTACCGATGTGGGCCTGTGGGTCAACAAGTTGCACATGGACTTTGCCCAGGTGCTGGATGTGACCCGTGTGGCAGAGCTGCGGCAAATCGAGGCCACCACCACCCACACGGTGATTGGCGCTGCGGTGCGGCTAAGCGATGCTTTTGCCGCCCTGGAGGCCGAGCGCCCCCAGTTGCACAGCTTCTTCAGCCGCTTTGCCGGGCTGCCGGTGCGCAACTCTGGCACGCTGGGCGGCAACATTGCCAATGGCTCCCCGATTGGCGACAGCATGCCGCTGCTGATTGCGCTGCGGACCAGCGTGGTGCTGATGAGTGTGCACGGCGCAAGGGAACTGCCGCTGGAAGACTTCTACACCGGTTACCGCAAAAACCTGCTGGCTGCCGACGAGGTGCTGGCCTATGTGCACATCCCCCGCCCGCAGGCTGGCGAAAACCTGCGGGCTTACAAAATCTCCAAGCGCCTGGAGGACGACATCTCAGCCGTCTGCCTGGTCATCAACTTGCAGATTCAAAACGGTCTCATCACCCAGGCCAGCATCGGCGCAGGCGGCGTGGCCGCCACCCCGGCGCGTGCCCGGCAGACCGAGGCGGCGTTACAAGGCCAGCCCTGGGCCCATGCCAGCCTGAGCCAAGCCATGGTCACCTTGCGCGGCGAATTCCAGCCGATTTCTGACATGCGGGCCAGCGCCGCTTACCGCACCCAGGTGCTGGGCAATCTGCTGGAACGCTTCTGGCAGGAGATTCAAGCCCCCACATCAGCCAGCCTGCTGAATCTGAGCCTGGAAGGAGATGCCCCATGA
- a CDS encoding ABC transporter ATP-binding protein, producing MTDTVLNVSGVSKRFGGLQALSDVGIKIKRGQVYGLIGPNGAGKTTFFNVLTGLYTPDTGSFELAGKPYKPTAVHEVAKAGIARTFQNIRLFAEMTALENVMVGRHVRTHSGLLGAVFHTAGFMAEEAAITARSQELLNYVGIGHLAEFKARTLSYGDQRRLEIARALATDPQLIALDEPAAGMNSTEKVLLRELIDKIRNDNRTILLIEHDVKLVMGLCDRVTVLDYGKQIAEGTPADVQRNEKVIEAYLGTGGH from the coding sequence ATGACAGACACCGTACTCAACGTTTCCGGCGTATCCAAACGCTTTGGCGGCTTGCAGGCCTTGAGCGATGTGGGCATCAAAATCAAACGTGGCCAGGTGTATGGCCTGATTGGCCCCAATGGCGCTGGTAAAACCACGTTTTTTAATGTGCTGACCGGCCTCTACACCCCTGACACAGGCTCATTTGAATTGGCTGGCAAACCCTACAAACCCACGGCGGTGCATGAGGTGGCCAAAGCGGGTATTGCACGTACCTTTCAAAATATCCGCTTGTTTGCCGAAATGACCGCGCTTGAAAACGTGATGGTAGGTCGCCATGTGCGCACCCATTCCGGTTTGCTGGGAGCCGTGTTTCACACCGCAGGTTTTATGGCCGAAGAAGCCGCCATCACGGCCAGATCGCAGGAACTGTTGAACTATGTTGGTATTGGCCATCTGGCTGAATTCAAAGCCCGCACCCTCAGTTATGGTGACCAGCGCCGACTGGAAATTGCCCGTGCCCTGGCCACTGACCCGCAACTCATTGCCCTGGATGAACCCGCAGCGGGCATGAACAGCACCGAAAAAGTGCTGCTGCGTGAGTTGATTGACAAAATCCGCAATGACAACCGTACGATTCTGCTCATTGAGCATGACGTGAAACTGGTAATGGGCTTGTGTGATCGCGTGACGGTGCTCGACTACGGCAAACAAATTGCCGAAGGCACCCCCGCAGACGTACAGCGCAATGAAAAAGTGATTGAAGCCTACTTAGGCACCGGCGGCCATTAA
- a CDS encoding branched-chain amino acid ABC transporter permease — translation MEIFLQQIINGLVLGSMYALVALGYTMVYGIIGLINFAHGEVLMVGALTSWTVIGMMKEAMPGTPGWIILIIALVISCVVAAVLNFSIEKIAYRPLRNSPRLAPLITAIGMSLLLQTLAMIIWKPNYKPYPSLLPIVPYEVGGAVITLTQVLILGMTVMSLAGLMWLVNFTKLGRAMRATAENPRVAALMGVKPDLVISATFVIGAVLAAIAGIMWAANYGTVQHTMGFLPGLKAFTAAVFGGIGNLAGAVVGGIALGLIESLGAGYIGVLTGGVLGSNYSDIFAFIVLIIVLTLRPSGLLGERVADRA, via the coding sequence ATGGAAATATTCTTGCAGCAGATCATCAATGGTCTGGTGTTAGGCAGCATGTATGCCTTGGTAGCCTTGGGCTACACCATGGTGTACGGCATCATCGGGCTGATCAATTTCGCCCACGGAGAGGTGTTGATGGTGGGCGCGCTCACCAGCTGGACGGTGATCGGCATGATGAAAGAGGCCATGCCAGGAACGCCTGGATGGATCATTTTGATCATTGCACTGGTGATTTCATGCGTGGTGGCCGCAGTGCTGAATTTCAGTATTGAAAAAATAGCTTATCGCCCCTTGCGCAACAGCCCGCGACTGGCCCCCTTGATCACCGCCATTGGCATGTCTTTGCTGCTGCAAACATTGGCCATGATCATCTGGAAACCCAACTACAAGCCTTATCCCAGCCTGCTGCCCATCGTGCCCTATGAGGTGGGTGGTGCGGTCATTACGCTCACCCAAGTCCTGATTTTGGGCATGACCGTGATGTCGCTGGCTGGGTTGATGTGGTTGGTCAATTTCACCAAGTTGGGGCGAGCCATGCGTGCCACAGCCGAAAATCCCCGCGTAGCAGCGCTGATGGGGGTGAAACCTGATCTGGTGATTTCTGCCACCTTTGTGATTGGTGCGGTATTGGCAGCCATTGCCGGCATCATGTGGGCGGCCAATTACGGCACGGTACAGCACACCATGGGCTTCTTGCCAGGCTTGAAAGCCTTCACTGCGGCGGTGTTTGGCGGCATTGGTAATTTGGCTGGTGCTGTTGTGGGCGGGATCGCTTTGGGACTGATTGAATCACTCGGTGCGGGTTATATCGGTGTGCTGACGGGTGGTGTGCTGGGTAGCAATTACTCGGATATTTTTGCGTTTATTGTGTTGATCATTGTGCTGACACTGCGGCCCTCGGGCTTGTTGGGTGAGCGCGTGGCAGACCGGGCGTAA
- a CDS encoding Crp/Fnr family transcriptional regulator — protein sequence MFTIQTLDPTAEILSTTRGQLLLQRGVKTDSVSYIESGRVALGMFEGGLLEHQIGVLEGPCWLDASSAVLGLPHLTDAVADSPVLLRQVSLLAFRQGISDLPESARAVLTDVAMAHRRQTEFAVSRLAKDAEARCAEWLLSHARPSEQGLMAVELQQRKRSIATQLGIAPETFSRVLRHLREQSLISGTGRVLNLVNPNALRSLAGV from the coding sequence ATGTTTACCATTCAAACCCTTGATCCCACCGCAGAAATTCTGAGTACAACCCGTGGGCAGCTTTTGTTGCAGCGTGGTGTCAAGACAGATTCAGTCAGCTACATTGAATCCGGGCGTGTCGCCCTTGGCATGTTTGAAGGTGGCCTTCTGGAGCACCAAATTGGTGTACTGGAAGGCCCTTGCTGGCTGGACGCCAGCTCTGCTGTTCTGGGGCTGCCTCATCTGACAGACGCAGTAGCTGACTCACCCGTGCTCCTGCGTCAAGTCAGTTTGCTCGCCTTTCGCCAAGGCATCTCTGACTTGCCCGAATCGGCACGGGCAGTGTTGACCGATGTGGCTATGGCGCACCGTAGACAAACCGAGTTTGCCGTCAGCCGTTTGGCCAAAGACGCTGAAGCACGCTGTGCCGAATGGTTGCTCAGCCATGCCCGGCCCAGCGAACAAGGCCTGATGGCGGTGGAATTGCAACAACGCAAACGCAGCATCGCCACCCAACTCGGCATCGCCCCGGAAACCTTTTCTCGCGTGCTGCGCCATTTGCGCGAGCAAAGCCTGATCAGCGGCACCGGCCGGGTGCTGAACCTGGTCAACCCGAATGCACTGAGGTCTTTGGCTGGAGTTTGA
- a CDS encoding branched-chain amino acid ABC transporter permease, with protein sequence MKQKQIIVFLLAAVGLLLVPLVLQSFGNAWVRIADMALLYVLLALGLNIVVGYAGLLDLGYVAFFAIGAYMYGLLASPHLTETFPAIAAMFPDGLHTPIWIIIPAAAGLAGLLGVLLGAPTLRLRGDYLAIVTLGFGEIIRVFMNNLDYPINITNGPKGMGEIDALSFFGMSFGRTTELFGFELPSVTLYYYLFLVLVVFSVLISHRLQLSRVGRAWMAIREDEIAAKAMGINTRNLKLLAFGMGATFGGVSGAMFASFQGFISPESFSLMESVMIVAMVVLGGIGHLPGVIMGALALSALPEILRYVAGPLQEMTGGRLDSAILRQLLIALAMIVIMLLRPRGLWPAPEHGKALQTTKP encoded by the coding sequence ATGAAACAAAAACAAATCATCGTTTTCTTGCTGGCTGCGGTTGGCTTGTTGCTGGTTCCGCTGGTGTTGCAAAGCTTTGGCAATGCCTGGGTGCGTATTGCAGACATGGCGCTGCTGTATGTGTTGCTGGCACTGGGTCTGAACATTGTGGTGGGTTATGCCGGGCTACTGGATTTGGGTTATGTAGCCTTTTTTGCCATTGGTGCCTATATGTATGGGCTGCTGGCTTCTCCGCATTTGACAGAGACCTTCCCGGCTATTGCGGCCATGTTCCCGGACGGCTTGCACACCCCCATCTGGATCATCATCCCAGCCGCTGCAGGTTTAGCTGGCTTGCTTGGTGTGTTGCTGGGCGCACCCACCTTGCGCTTGCGGGGTGACTATCTGGCCATCGTGACGCTGGGTTTTGGTGAAATCATTCGTGTCTTCATGAACAACCTGGATTACCCGATCAACATCACCAATGGCCCCAAAGGTATGGGTGAAATTGATGCCTTGTCGTTTTTTGGCATGAGCTTTGGCCGTACCACCGAATTGTTTGGTTTTGAACTGCCATCGGTTACGTTGTATTACTACCTGTTTTTGGTGTTGGTGGTGTTCAGTGTGCTGATTTCGCATCGCTTGCAACTGTCACGCGTAGGGCGCGCCTGGATGGCCATTCGTGAAGACGAGATTGCCGCCAAGGCCATGGGCATCAATACCCGCAACCTGAAACTGTTGGCGTTCGGCATGGGCGCAACCTTTGGCGGCGTGTCCGGGGCCATGTTTGCGTCATTCCAAGGCTTTATTTCTCCCGAATCCTTCAGCCTGATGGAGTCTGTGATGATTGTGGCCATGGTGGTGTTGGGCGGCATTGGTCACTTGCCTGGGGTGATCATGGGAGCCCTGGCGTTATCAGCCCTGCCGGAAATCTTGCGTTATGTGGCGGGCCCCTTGCAGGAAATGACCGGTGGGCGACTCGACTCGGCCATTTTGCGCCAGTTGCTGATTGCCCTGGCCATGATCGTCATCATGTTGTTGCGTCCTCGCGGTTTGTGGCCGGCACCTGAACATGGCAAGGCCTTGCAAACGACCAAACCCTGA
- a CDS encoding DUF1778 domain-containing protein, with amino-acid sequence MKLSSVKEKAQTLPEQESRITLSERDFLAFTAAIQRTFTPNPALQKALASAAKIKRA; translated from the coding sequence TTGAAGCTCAGTTCAGTCAAGGAAAAAGCGCAGACTTTGCCTGAGCAAGAGTCACGTATCACGCTTTCTGAGCGCGATTTTCTGGCCTTCACCGCTGCGATCCAGCGCACATTCACACCCAATCCGGCACTGCAAAAAGCACTGGCAAGTGCGGCCAAGATCAAGCGGGCCTGA